A single window of Candidatus Omnitrophota bacterium DNA harbors:
- a CDS encoding winged helix-turn-helix transcriptional regulator, with the protein MTQNTYRDMHLLDELSRSPDSSQREISKRIGVALGMTNLMLRRLVKKGYVKIIGTKSNRLRYLITPQGILEKSRLTYEFIEYSLQLYSRVRHSLREQLALVAQEGQRRILLSGTGELAEIAFLTIHEMKLELIGVVEEPLRRERFLGQPVQGIETVMTAAYDYIIEASRPWGDTTGVERLLKLGVSPARIISLAHPVMTTPQAVEVAAHEVA; encoded by the coding sequence ATGACCCAAAACACCTACCGCGACATGCATCTGCTTGATGAGCTGAGCCGATCGCCCGATTCCTCCCAGCGCGAAATCTCCAAACGGATCGGCGTCGCCCTCGGCATGACGAACCTCATGCTGCGACGGTTGGTCAAGAAGGGCTATGTCAAGATCATCGGTACAAAGAGCAATCGGCTTCGGTACCTGATCACCCCGCAAGGCATCCTCGAGAAGTCCCGCCTGACGTACGAATTCATCGAATACTCGCTCCAGTTGTACAGCCGCGTGCGCCATTCGCTGCGCGAGCAGCTAGCACTCGTCGCCCAAGAGGGGCAGCGCCGCATCCTGCTCTCCGGCACCGGAGAGCTGGCCGAGATCGCGTTTCTCACGATCCATGAAATGAAGCTCGAGCTCATCGGTGTGGTGGAGGAGCCGTTGCGTCGCGAGCGGTTTCTCGGCCAGCCGGTGCAGGGGATCGAAACCGTCATGACCGCGGCTTATGATTACATCATCGAGGCGTCCCGGCCCTGGGGCGATACGACCGGGGTGGAGCGGCTGCTGAAGCTGGGGGTGTCTCCTGCGCGCATCATTTCGCTGGCCCATCCGGTCATGACAACACCTCAGGCGGTTGAGGTCGCAGCGCACGAGGTCGCGTAA
- a CDS encoding DegT/DnrJ/EryC1/StrS family aminotransferase has translation MPVSTAAPSYRITFGHIEVGSTARRYLAEALDRNWVSEGPNVKRLEEGFAKRLGYQYAIATSSGTDAGIVAMSTLLDRGARRGDEVITPALAFVATGNCILAAGLTPKFVDVELETLNINPALIEAAITPRTRAIQVVHTMGKPCKMDQILAIARQHRLAVIEDCCEAHLASLNGKLVGSFGELALFSFYAAHMICSGEGGMIVTHDQALDALCRSIRSHGRRGGQLYFAFDRVGYNSKMNDLEAAIGLEGLEMIDQTFAIRRRHLARLWELLSPLEEHLVLYRDGPGEVICPHAVPFVLRDPAASMEPLYQYLEERGVQCKTLFGSLPTQHAAFQFLGYTPGAFPVAERIGRTGLHFGVHQYLTEDDLVYAAESVRSFFA, from the coding sequence ATGCCCGTATCTACTGCAGCGCCGTCGTACCGGATCACGTTCGGCCACATCGAAGTCGGATCAACGGCCCGCCGGTATCTGGCCGAGGCCCTTGACCGCAATTGGGTGTCCGAAGGGCCCAACGTCAAGCGGCTTGAGGAAGGGTTTGCCAAGCGGCTCGGCTACCAGTATGCCATCGCGACAAGCTCAGGCACCGACGCAGGGATCGTGGCCATGTCGACCTTGCTGGACCGGGGTGCGCGGCGCGGCGATGAGGTGATCACGCCGGCGCTCGCCTTTGTGGCCACCGGCAATTGCATTCTGGCCGCGGGTCTGACGCCGAAGTTTGTCGACGTGGAATTAGAAACCTTGAACATCAATCCAGCGCTGATTGAGGCCGCGATCACGCCGCGCACGCGCGCCATCCAAGTCGTGCATACGATGGGCAAGCCATGCAAGATGGACCAGATTCTCGCCATCGCCAGACAGCACCGGCTGGCGGTCATCGAGGATTGCTGCGAGGCGCATCTGGCGAGCTTGAACGGGAAACTCGTGGGGTCCTTCGGCGAACTGGCCTTATTCAGCTTTTACGCCGCGCACATGATCTGCAGCGGCGAAGGCGGCATGATCGTCACGCATGATCAGGCGTTGGACGCCCTGTGCCGCTCCATCCGCAGCCACGGCCGCCGCGGCGGGCAGCTCTATTTCGCCTTCGATCGCGTGGGCTACAATTCCAAGATGAATGATTTGGAGGCCGCGATCGGCCTGGAAGGGTTGGAGATGATCGACCAGACGTTTGCCATCCGCCGCCGGCACCTGGCCCGATTGTGGGAATTGCTCAGCCCGCTCGAAGAACATCTCGTGCTCTATCGCGACGGGCCTGGCGAAGTGATCTGCCCTCATGCGGTGCCGTTCGTGCTGCGCGACCCGGCCGCATCAATGGAGCCGCTGTATCAGTATTTGGAGGAGCGGGGCGTTCAGTGCAAGACGCTCTTCGGCTCGCTGCCCACACAGCATGCGGCGTTTCAGTTTCTGGGGTACACCCCAGGGGCCTTTCCCGTGGCCGAGCGCATTGGCAGGACCGGGCTGCATTTCGGGGTCCATCAATATCTGACCGAGGACGACTTAGTGTATGCGGCCGAGAGCGTTCGGTCGTTCTTCGCCTGA
- a CDS encoding NTP transferase domain-containing protein has translation MQVVILAGGLGTRLRPLTNRLPKVLVRVQGKPFLQYQLSWLARHGLRDVVLCVGHRAAQIQAFAKDGRAFGMRIAYAQEGRRLLGTAGALKHAAALLDERFCVLNGDSYLPINPMEPITYFLRRDLTALMVAFKNRGRYGRSNAKVRGGFVTLYTRQGRVPGLDTIDYGLRIFRKSVLRLIPSKTFCDMDTLYERLIARDALASYMVAEPFYEVGAPPGLARFERYVERTGLAR, from the coding sequence ATGCAGGTGGTGATTTTGGCCGGCGGGCTTGGCACGCGGCTTCGACCGCTGACGAACCGGCTCCCAAAAGTCCTGGTCCGCGTGCAGGGGAAACCATTCCTGCAGTATCAGCTGTCGTGGCTCGCGCGGCACGGGTTAAGGGATGTGGTGCTCTGCGTCGGCCACCGCGCAGCACAGATTCAAGCGTTTGCCAAGGATGGCCGGGCGTTTGGCATGCGCATCGCGTATGCACAAGAGGGGCGGCGGTTGCTCGGAACAGCCGGGGCGTTGAAGCATGCGGCCGCATTGCTCGATGAGCGGTTTTGCGTGCTGAATGGCGACTCCTACTTGCCGATCAACCCGATGGAGCCGATTACGTATTTTCTGCGGCGGGACCTCACGGCGCTGATGGTGGCGTTCAAGAATCGCGGGCGGTATGGCCGCAGCAATGCCAAGGTGCGAGGCGGTTTTGTGACCCTCTACACCAGGCAGGGCCGCGTGCCTGGGCTGGATACGATCGATTACGGCCTACGCATCTTTAGAAAATCGGTGTTGCGCCTCATCCCCTCCAAGACGTTTTGCGACATGGATACGCTCTATGAGCGGCTGATTGCGCGGGATGCGCTGGCGTCGTACATGGTGGCCGAGCCGTTTTACGAAGTCGGCGCCCCGCCGGGCTTGGCCCGGTTTGAGCGATACGTGGAACGCACGGGATTGGCCCGATGA
- a CDS encoding HAD family hydrolase: MSKTVFLDRDGVVNHLIYVPEHGRVETPLRPQQFRLMAGVAKGIKTLQAAGFQVVLVSNQPGIAKGQLTLRMFARIRAKAQRLLAREGVRLDGEYYCLHHPQAARKPYRKRCACRKPQPGLILQAARERASEVRSSFMVGDGLVDVEAGQRAGCHTILVGHTSSLLTRVMKRKQLFPTYLAENFDEAVDYILDPTRPSS; the protein is encoded by the coding sequence ATGAGCAAAACCGTCTTCTTGGATCGCGATGGCGTCGTGAATCATCTCATCTACGTCCCCGAGCATGGGCGCGTCGAAACGCCGCTGAGGCCGCAGCAATTTCGCCTGATGGCCGGCGTGGCCAAAGGGATTAAAACCCTTCAGGCGGCCGGGTTTCAGGTGGTCCTCGTGTCCAATCAGCCAGGGATCGCCAAAGGCCAGTTAACGCTGCGGATGTTCGCGCGCATCCGAGCCAAGGCGCAGCGGCTGCTGGCGCGCGAAGGGGTGCGCCTCGACGGAGAGTACTATTGCCTTCACCACCCTCAGGCTGCGCGAAAGCCATACCGCAAACGCTGCGCGTGCCGCAAACCGCAGCCGGGACTGATTCTGCAGGCCGCCAGGGAGCGAGCCTCCGAGGTGAGGTCGTCATTTATGGTCGGCGATGGCTTGGTGGATGTTGAAGCCGGGCAGCGGGCAGGCTGCCATACCATCCTGGTGGGCCACACCAGCTCGTTGTTAACACGGGTGATGAAGCGCAAGCAGCTCTTTCCCACGTATCTGGCGGAGAATTTTGACGAAGCCGTCGACTACATTCTCGATCCAACAAGGCCGTCCTCATGA
- a CDS encoding NAD-dependent epimerase/dehydratase family protein, with the protein MSEIKSLGPFFVTGGAGFIGSVLVDRLVDAGCEVTVYDNLCRGINWVEPHARSGRITFVEADLLDRDRVAQAMAGTKFVWHLGGNTDIPAGLKNTELDIKHAVVATYHVLEAMRRHGIGPIVFTSSGAVYGRATVSPSPETYGPLMPLSLYGAGKLACEGMISAYCEMFHLRARIVRLGNAIGARMGHSCICDFVKKLSKNPREMEILGDGSGAKNYFLVDECVDGMLHLVTRVFSPQDPACDIINVGTSSSASVMTIVRILLEEMGLKDVRFRYTGGAEGWPGDQATVYLDVRKVNALGWSAKLTSEDAIRVAIQQYLNVLAGVH; encoded by the coding sequence ATGAGCGAGATCAAATCACTGGGCCCGTTTTTCGTCACCGGGGGCGCTGGGTTCATCGGCAGCGTGCTGGTGGATCGCTTGGTGGACGCCGGCTGCGAGGTCACGGTGTACGACAATCTCTGCCGAGGGATCAACTGGGTTGAGCCGCACGCGCGCAGCGGACGGATCACGTTCGTTGAGGCGGATTTGCTCGATCGCGATCGCGTCGCTCAGGCGATGGCCGGGACCAAATTCGTCTGGCACCTGGGGGGCAACACCGACATTCCTGCCGGGTTAAAGAATACGGAGCTGGACATCAAGCACGCCGTCGTGGCGACGTACCATGTGCTGGAGGCGATGCGCCGGCACGGTATTGGGCCGATCGTGTTTACCTCTAGCGGCGCGGTCTACGGCCGGGCCACGGTCAGCCCCAGCCCGGAGACGTACGGGCCGTTGATGCCGCTGTCGCTCTATGGCGCAGGCAAGCTGGCCTGCGAAGGCATGATCAGCGCCTACTGCGAAATGTTTCATCTTCGCGCGAGGATTGTGCGGCTGGGCAATGCGATCGGCGCTCGGATGGGGCATAGCTGCATCTGCGATTTCGTGAAGAAGCTGTCCAAGAACCCGCGCGAGATGGAAATCCTCGGCGATGGCAGCGGGGCCAAAAATTATTTTCTCGTGGATGAGTGCGTTGACGGAATGCTGCATCTGGTGACGCGCGTATTTTCGCCGCAGGATCCGGCATGCGACATCATCAATGTCGGGACGAGCTCATCCGCCTCGGTGATGACGATTGTGCGCATCCTGCTGGAAGAAATGGGATTGAAGGACGTGCGTTTTCGGTACACCGGAGGGGCGGAAGGCTGGCCCGGAGACCAGGCGACGGTCTACCTGGATGTGCGCAAGGTGAACGCGCTTGGCTGGTCGGCGAAGCTGACCTCGGAAGATGCGATCCGCGTGGCGATCCAGCAATATTTGAACGTGTTGGCCGGTGTGCATTGA
- a CDS encoding UDP-glucose/GDP-mannose dehydrogenase family protein, protein MPRRATQVCTIGLWHLGVVTSACLAKLGYRVIGVDADRERIERLMRGEPPLFEPGLAELIQQHLADGRLTFTSNLEEAVRRAETVIIAFDTPVDANDEIDVSPVRETIRAIAPWLQPRAMVLMESQMPVGTCQRLSHILQQAQPTQPPRLAYVPENLRLGNALARFLNPTMLIIGAQDESAKEAVDAFFSDVPSPRIFMDLATAEMTKHALNAFFATCVSFANELGQLCDAVGADGLKVADALRADERIGRHALVVPGAPFGGGTLARDLRVLQHVGRAHESATPLLDAIFEVNERQKRLVLTRLTHRFGTLSGLKVGLLGLTYKAGTSTLRRSPALELIGHLVAAGAQVSAYDPKADMSELRSAMTFRLCHSAYEAAEGMDALVISTEWPEFRELDFRALRNTLRTPLILDTKNFLDPAMVMKAGCQYIGIGRGTVPRPAAGPKGPALRAALPSAAAAGRGTGAEEQRS, encoded by the coding sequence ATGCCACGACGAGCGACGCAGGTGTGCACGATTGGGTTGTGGCATTTGGGCGTGGTCACCTCGGCCTGTCTTGCGAAGCTTGGCTACCGCGTCATTGGCGTCGATGCCGATCGCGAGCGCATCGAGCGACTCATGCGCGGTGAGCCGCCGCTGTTTGAGCCGGGACTCGCCGAGTTGATCCAGCAGCATCTCGCGGATGGCCGGCTGACCTTTACGTCGAATCTTGAGGAGGCGGTGCGGCGCGCCGAAACGGTGATCATTGCCTTCGATACCCCGGTGGATGCCAACGATGAGATCGATGTCAGCCCGGTGCGTGAGACCATCCGCGCGATCGCGCCGTGGCTGCAACCGCGCGCCATGGTCCTCATGGAAAGCCAGATGCCGGTCGGCACCTGCCAGCGGTTGAGCCACATCCTCCAACAGGCCCAACCGACGCAGCCTCCCCGCCTGGCGTATGTGCCGGAGAATTTGCGGCTGGGGAACGCCCTCGCGCGGTTCTTGAATCCGACGATGCTGATCATCGGGGCACAGGATGAGAGCGCGAAGGAGGCGGTCGATGCGTTCTTCAGCGACGTGCCCTCGCCGCGGATCTTCATGGACCTGGCCACGGCCGAAATGACCAAGCACGCGCTCAACGCGTTTTTCGCCACCTGTGTCAGTTTCGCGAACGAATTAGGGCAGCTCTGCGATGCGGTCGGCGCGGATGGTCTGAAAGTCGCCGACGCGCTGCGAGCCGATGAGCGCATCGGCCGGCATGCGCTGGTCGTGCCAGGAGCACCCTTTGGCGGCGGGACCTTAGCGCGCGATCTGCGAGTGCTTCAACATGTCGGACGCGCCCACGAGAGCGCGACCCCCTTGCTCGATGCGATCTTCGAGGTCAATGAACGACAGAAGCGCTTAGTCCTGACTCGACTCACACACCGTTTTGGGACGCTGAGCGGCTTGAAGGTCGGCCTGCTGGGCTTGACGTACAAAGCCGGGACGAGCACCTTGCGGCGGTCTCCGGCCTTGGAGCTTATCGGCCATCTCGTGGCTGCCGGGGCCCAGGTCAGCGCCTATGACCCAAAGGCGGATATGTCGGAACTGCGCTCCGCCATGACCTTCCGGTTATGCCACAGCGCCTACGAAGCGGCTGAAGGGATGGATGCGTTGGTCATCAGCACCGAGTGGCCGGAGTTTCGCGAGCTAGACTTTCGCGCGCTGCGAAATACGCTGCGAACTCCGTTGATTCTGGATACGAAAAACTTCCTGGATCCGGCGATGGTCATGAAGGCTGGCTGCCAGTACATCGGCATCGGCCGGGGGACGGTCCCACGCCCTGCCGCTGGCCCGAAGGGTCCTGCGCTTCGCGCAGCGCTGCCTTCGGCAGCTGCGGCAGGGCGTGGGACAGGCGCTGAGGAGCAACGATCATGA
- a CDS encoding Gfo/Idh/MocA family oxidoreductase, which translates to MRVGIVGAGLQAKRRAPILKAFPNTEIVVISSEHLASAEALARPLGCEAAVGWDWVAQRDDLDAILVCTPPHLHHAITLAAVTSGKHVLCEKPLARTLEEATEMVAAAWAAKRVLKCGFNHRHHPGVIRAKHWVDQGNTGPLIFVRCRYGICGRPGYEQEWRADPAIVGGGQLMEQGIHAIDLARMFLGDFQKVTGFVGTSYWQTGPLEDNGFVLLQTAAGQMASIHASLTQWKNIFSLEVFGRDGYAVIEGLGGSYGNERVMLGRRAFDAPFAEEVVEFRGQDSSWKDEWREFASAIAEGREPLGSGADGVEGIRLVLAAYEAAQRGVTVSLEPGRGAWEEHPAKRA; encoded by the coding sequence ATGAGAGTTGGCATCGTCGGGGCAGGGCTTCAGGCGAAGCGGCGAGCTCCTATTCTGAAGGCGTTTCCGAACACGGAGATTGTCGTCATTTCGTCGGAGCATCTGGCGTCCGCTGAAGCGCTGGCCCGTCCGCTTGGATGCGAGGCGGCGGTGGGCTGGGATTGGGTGGCTCAGCGGGATGATCTTGACGCGATTCTGGTGTGCACGCCGCCCCATTTGCATCATGCGATTACGCTGGCCGCCGTCACGAGCGGCAAGCACGTGTTGTGCGAAAAACCGTTGGCGCGCACGCTGGAGGAGGCGACCGAGATGGTCGCCGCCGCATGGGCGGCCAAACGGGTGTTGAAATGCGGATTTAACCACCGGCATCATCCCGGGGTGATCCGAGCGAAACACTGGGTCGATCAGGGCAACACCGGGCCTCTTATTTTCGTGCGGTGCCGCTATGGCATTTGCGGCCGCCCCGGCTATGAGCAGGAATGGCGAGCGGATCCGGCAATCGTCGGCGGCGGGCAGTTGATGGAGCAGGGGATTCATGCGATTGATTTGGCGCGGATGTTCCTGGGCGATTTCCAGAAAGTGACCGGCTTCGTCGGCACATCGTACTGGCAGACCGGGCCGCTTGAGGATAACGGATTCGTGCTGTTGCAGACGGCGGCAGGCCAGATGGCCTCCATCCATGCCAGCCTCACCCAATGGAAGAATATCTTTTCCTTGGAAGTCTTCGGCCGAGATGGGTATGCCGTCATCGAAGGGTTGGGCGGCAGCTACGGCAACGAGCGAGTGATGCTGGGCCGTCGCGCCTTCGATGCGCCGTTTGCTGAAGAGGTGGTCGAGTTTCGCGGCCAAGATTCGTCATGGAAAGACGAATGGCGGGAATTCGCCTCGGCCATCGCCGAGGGACGCGAGCCGCTCGGCAGCGGAGCAGACGGGGTCGAGGGCATTCGCCTCGTCCTCGCGGCGTATGAGGCGGCACAGCGCGGTGTCACGGTAAGTCTTGAACCTGGGCGCGGGGCATGGGAAGAGCATCCAGCCAAACGTGCTTGA
- a CDS encoding GDP-mannose 4,6-dehydratase, translated as MGRASSQTCLITGCGGFIGSHLAELMLARGWQVWGTVHRQAENLRHFAQQIRTVEIELSDRAALHRVVAEARPDAVFHLASQGYIGPSWEDPVGTFTANVLGTLYLFEAMHASASEAVAVLVSSSAAYGGASGAGMIPETQPFGPGSPYAVSKIAQEMLGDMYWRSRNLKVIRARPFALIGPRKTRDAVSDFARGIVRIEQHEAEALPVGDLAMIRDFVDVRDGANALRLLAERGAPGEAYNVCAGIGTSLQEILTELIALSGRPVRVVVDAGRIRQADDAALIGDPSKLQRLGWQPQIPLRQTLAETLAFWRTHAAADRVLV; from the coding sequence ATGGGAAGAGCATCCAGCCAAACGTGCTTGATCACCGGCTGCGGCGGGTTCATCGGCTCGCACTTGGCCGAGCTGATGCTCGCGCGCGGCTGGCAGGTCTGGGGGACGGTCCACCGGCAGGCCGAGAATCTTCGTCATTTCGCACAGCAGATCCGCACCGTGGAGATTGAGTTGTCGGATCGCGCCGCCCTCCACCGGGTGGTGGCTGAGGCACGACCCGACGCGGTGTTCCATTTGGCCAGCCAGGGCTATATCGGTCCCTCGTGGGAGGATCCTGTCGGGACATTCACGGCGAACGTGCTCGGCACGCTGTACCTCTTCGAGGCGATGCACGCCTCGGCGAGCGAGGCTGTCGCCGTGTTGGTCAGCTCGAGTGCCGCCTATGGGGGCGCGTCAGGAGCCGGGATGATCCCTGAAACACAGCCCTTTGGCCCAGGCAGCCCGTACGCCGTGAGCAAGATCGCTCAGGAAATGCTGGGAGACATGTATTGGCGAAGCCGGAATCTCAAGGTTATCCGCGCGCGCCCATTTGCGCTGATCGGCCCGCGAAAGACCAGAGATGCCGTGTCAGATTTCGCCCGGGGGATCGTGCGCATCGAGCAGCATGAGGCCGAGGCCTTGCCGGTGGGAGATCTGGCGATGATCCGGGATTTTGTGGATGTGCGCGATGGAGCCAATGCCTTGCGGCTCCTGGCTGAACGCGGCGCGCCCGGCGAGGCCTACAACGTGTGCGCCGGGATCGGCACGTCGCTGCAGGAAATACTCACCGAGCTGATCGCGCTGTCAGGACGGCCGGTTCGCGTCGTGGTCGATGCCGGCCGGATCCGCCAGGCGGATGATGCCGCGCTCATCGGCGATCCGAGCAAATTACAGCGCCTCGGCTGGCAGCCGCAGATTCCGCTGCGCCAAACGCTCGCCGAGACGTTGGCGTTCTGGCGGACCCATGCCGCCGCCGACCGAGTGCTGGTATGA
- a CDS encoding NAD-dependent epimerase/dehydratase family protein, whose amino-acid sequence MPPPTECWYEGRAMTDSWWAQRPVLVTGGAGFIGSHLTDALIAKGAKVSVLDCADSPDRLQPVMDRITYLHADAVAWDLPAAGTERFDVIYHLAAFSMLTAAERSPELTYRQNVMGIANMLRIARRCAVTKFIFTSAGGLYTNVPKYLPIDEQHPIDPAQGVYVMTKRIGELLCEEFHRQYGVPSVVFRLFNTYGPRQSADFLIPALIKEACERGTITVRSEQVRRDFTFVQDMVEALLKGAESDFIGGPVNLGTGTAHGLGDVAEHIARLLGAKVQCLHQPAFGPSNQVCNNARARQVLNWQPAVSLEQGLAMTVNALKEQFAVSPT is encoded by the coding sequence ATGCCGCCGCCGACCGAGTGCTGGTATGAGGGGCGAGCCATGACCGACTCCTGGTGGGCGCAGCGGCCGGTGTTAGTGACCGGCGGAGCCGGGTTCATTGGTTCCCATCTGACGGACGCGCTGATCGCGAAGGGGGCGAAGGTTTCGGTGCTGGATTGCGCGGATTCGCCGGATCGGCTGCAGCCGGTGATGGACCGCATCACCTACCTGCACGCCGATGCCGTGGCGTGGGATCTTCCGGCGGCAGGGACGGAGCGCTTCGATGTCATCTACCACCTGGCGGCGTTTTCCATGCTGACGGCCGCGGAGCGCAGCCCGGAGCTGACCTATCGCCAAAACGTCATGGGGATCGCCAACATGCTGCGGATCGCGCGGCGGTGCGCGGTGACCAAATTTATTTTTACCTCAGCCGGCGGGCTCTATACCAATGTGCCGAAATATCTGCCCATCGATGAGCAGCACCCGATCGATCCGGCCCAGGGCGTGTATGTCATGACGAAGCGAATCGGGGAGTTGTTGTGCGAGGAATTCCATCGGCAGTACGGCGTGCCATCGGTGGTCTTCCGGCTGTTTAACACGTATGGCCCGCGGCAATCGGCAGACTTCTTGATTCCTGCGCTGATCAAGGAAGCGTGCGAGCGCGGGACGATCACCGTCAGAAGCGAGCAGGTCAGGCGGGATTTTACATTTGTGCAGGACATGGTTGAGGCGCTGCTGAAGGGAGCGGAATCCGATTTTATCGGCGGGCCGGTGAATTTGGGCACCGGCACGGCGCATGGTTTAGGAGACGTGGCGGAGCATATCGCACGGCTGCTCGGGGCGAAGGTGCAGTGCCTGCATCAGCCGGCATTCGGGCCGAGCAATCAGGTGTGCAATAACGCGCGAGCGCGCCAGGTGCTGAACTGGCAGCCCGCCGTTTCCCTGGAGCAGGGCTTGGCGATGACCGTCAATGCGCTCAAGGAACAGTTCGCTGTATCACCGACCTAA
- a CDS encoding SIS domain-containing protein, which produces MKTAVEAATGLELIASELEDSAQTKIKLKEHAEAINAIAAAMVKALRRGGKIVFFGNGGSAADAQHLAAEFVGQFHDVRPGLPAMSLTVNTSVLTAIGNDFSFEEIFSRQVEALVTADDVAVAISTGGYSPLAGKFSKNVVRGVEEAKKKGATTVGLLGKSGGLLATMVDLPLVVPSQNTQRIQEAHITIGHILCTLTEKGLAEEGASA; this is translated from the coding sequence ATGAAGACGGCAGTGGAAGCGGCAACCGGGTTGGAGCTGATCGCGAGCGAGCTGGAAGACAGCGCGCAGACGAAGATCAAACTCAAGGAGCACGCCGAGGCGATCAATGCGATTGCCGCGGCGATGGTCAAGGCGTTGAGGCGCGGCGGCAAGATCGTGTTCTTTGGCAACGGGGGGAGCGCTGCGGATGCCCAGCACCTGGCGGCGGAGTTCGTGGGGCAATTCCACGATGTGCGGCCAGGGTTGCCGGCGATGTCGCTGACGGTCAACACCTCGGTGCTGACGGCCATCGGCAACGATTTCTCCTTTGAGGAAATCTTCTCGCGGCAAGTCGAGGCGTTGGTGACGGCCGATGATGTCGCCGTCGCCATCAGCACCGGCGGCTATTCGCCGTTGGCGGGGAAATTTTCAAAGAATGTCGTCCGGGGCGTTGAAGAAGCCAAGAAAAAGGGCGCCACGACCGTGGGGCTGCTGGGGAAAAGCGGCGGACTCTTGGCGACGATGGTGGATCTACCGCTGGTGGTCCCCTCCCAGAATACGCAGCGGATCCAGGAGGCCCACATCACCATCGGACATATCCTCTGCACGCTGACTGAGAAGGGATTGGCTGAGGAGGGGGCCTCGGCCTAA
- a CDS encoding GDP-L-fucose synthase — protein sequence MRSDATIYVAGQTTLLGAAIVRALKRQRCLLIEERDPDFSDRAAVDAFLRRTSPEAMIIAAGASGGIHANQAFPAEFMQDNLLVACHLIDSAYRHGVGKLLYLGSSCSYPKHCPQPMRIESLLTGPLEPTNAPYAVAKLAGMTLCQAYRQQFGAMFIVGIPGDAFGPGDDFHPDRSHVIASLIRKMHEAKEGGAASVEVWGTGRPRRGFIFADDLASACLFVLRAYEGAEPINIAGDWDVSIKDVAELIKEVVGFSGALQFNASKPDGIPVKVLDGSRLYQMGWRPRHTIREALSATYQWFVGTQQEMPAVRSGA from the coding sequence ATGCGAAGCGACGCGACGATCTACGTGGCAGGGCAAACCACGCTGCTCGGGGCGGCTATCGTGCGCGCGCTCAAGCGCCAGCGCTGCCTGCTCATTGAGGAGCGCGACCCTGATTTTTCCGATCGCGCAGCGGTCGACGCGTTTCTCCGCCGGACCTCGCCCGAGGCGATGATCATCGCCGCGGGAGCATCCGGGGGGATTCACGCCAACCAAGCCTTTCCTGCGGAGTTCATGCAGGATAACCTGCTGGTGGCGTGCCATCTCATCGACAGCGCCTATCGGCATGGGGTGGGCAAGCTGTTGTACTTGGGCAGCTCGTGCAGCTATCCGAAACACTGCCCTCAACCGATGCGGATTGAATCCCTGCTCACCGGGCCGCTGGAGCCCACGAATGCGCCGTATGCCGTGGCCAAGCTTGCCGGCATGACGTTGTGCCAGGCGTACCGCCAACAATTCGGGGCCATGTTCATCGTCGGCATTCCCGGCGATGCGTTTGGGCCGGGTGATGATTTCCACCCGGACCGGTCGCACGTCATCGCCTCACTCATCCGCAAGATGCACGAGGCGAAGGAGGGAGGGGCGGCCTCCGTCGAGGTGTGGGGGACCGGGCGGCCCCGGCGGGGCTTCATCTTCGCGGACGATTTGGCGAGCGCGTGCCTGTTCGTGTTGCGCGCGTATGAGGGTGCTGAGCCGATCAACATCGCCGGCGATTGGGATGTGTCCATCAAGGACGTGGCCGAGCTCATCAAAGAGGTGGTCGGGTTTTCAGGCGCGTTGCAGTTTAATGCGAGCAAGCCTGACGGCATTCCGGTCAAAGTGCTGGATGGGAGCCGGCTGTACCAGATGGGATGGCGGCCCCGACACACGATCCGGGAGGCGCTGTCAGCGACGTACCAATGGTTTGTGGGCACGCAGCAGGAGATGCCGGCCGTAAGGAGTGGAGCATGA